The sequence AAATCTATACAGAAAAAGGAGTTGCAAAATGTATGAAAATCGATGTATTCAAGAAAAAAATGTGGTTTTCTTATGTTAAAAATTCAAACACTTGGTTCAGAATAGAAATAAAAAAAATTAAAGAAATTTTAGAAAATAAAAATAAAATAGCTCCTCCTTTGGAAAAATTATCAACAATGAATGTTATTCCAAAAACAGAATTAACATTTAAAGATTTATAAATAATGATTATGAGACAAAAAAGAATCCTTTTAAGTTTTGCATAACAAAGAAAGAAAAAAAAATGGATTTTATTTCCGTCTACTTCTCTTCTACTTTTGGTTCTTCTTTTTTATAGGAATATGCTCTGTATTTTTTATCTTTTATGCAGCATCTAAAGGTTATTTAGGGACCTTGCCTAGCACTAAGGATATAGAAAATCCTACAATGGAAGTAGGATCGGAAGTCTATGATTCCAATGGAATTTTACTGGGAAAATTTTTTTCAGAAAATAGAATACTAATTACTTATAACAAACTTCCAAAAGATCTTATTAATGCTCTCATAGCAAAGGAAGATATTCGATTTAGATATCATTCTGGAATTGATGTAAAATCTCTTCTTAGAGCTATTCTTTCTTTAGGGAAAAGAGGAGGAGGAAGTACTATTTCTCAACAACTTGCTAAACTTCTTTTTACAGGTAAATCGGCGAAAAACAAGTTACAAAGAATGCATCAAAAACTTCTAGAATGGGTAATGGCTGTAGAATTGGAAAAACGTTATACAAAAGAAGAAATTATCACAATGTATTATAATAAATTTGATTTTCTATACAATGCAAAAGGAATTGAAACAGCAGCTCGTACTTATTTTAATAAGACAGCTTCTAAACTTAATTTAGGAGAATGTGCTATGTTGGTTGGTATGTTGGAAAATCCTTCTTTATATAATCCAAAAATGTACCCTAATAGAGCAAAAAAACAAAGAAATTTGGTTTTATATAAAATGAAAAAATATGATTTATTGAATTCCCATAGATATAAAAAAGAATTAGAAAAACCCGTAAAAATAAATTTTCAAATACAAAGAAAGGACTTTGAATTATTAACTTATTATGGTGAATTTTTGAAAAAGGAAATTCAGGAAGTATTAGATGATCATGAAAAAGAAACTGGAAAAAAACTTAATCTTTATTCTAGTGGATTGAAAATATATACATCTATTGATTCAAAAATGCAAAATTATGCAGAAAGAGCAGTAAAAAAACATCTTCGTCAATTACAAATTGCATTTAACAATACTCAAAGAAAAAATAAAAATGCTCCATTTTTAAATATTCCTCCAGAAAAAATAAATAGAATTCTTATATCGGCTATGCATAGAACAAAACTCTATCAATCCATGAAACAAAAAGGAATGACAGAAGAAGATATTGTAAAAGAATTTAAAAAACCAAGACCTACAAAATTATTTACCTGGAATGGATCAAAAAAAGTATTGATGTCTCCATGGGATTTTATACGTTATCAAAAAAGTATTATCCAAGCTGGAATGATATCTATAGAACCCTATACAGGATATGTAAAATCGTGGGTAGGAGGAATAGATTTTAATTATTTCCAATATGATCATGTAGCTAAGACGAAACGTCAAGTAGGTTCTATTTTCAAACCTATTTTATATGCTACAGCCATTAAAGAATTACATTATAACCCTTGCACAAAAATTTCCAATGAAAAATTCCATTTAGGAAAATGGAGTCCTAGAAATTCAAATGGAAAGTATGGTGGAGTACTGACTTTAAAAGATGGATTAGCTCTATCTGTTAATACCATTTCTGCTCGTCTCATAGAGAAAATAAAACCAGCTCCAGTAATAGATTTAGCAAAAAAAATGGGAATAGAATCTACGATCCCTGAACATCCATCTATAGCTCTTGGAGCTGCTGATTTAACATTATACGAAATGACGGGAGCTTTTAATACATTTACTAATTATGGAATCTATGTCAAACCGAGAATTTTAGTAAAAATAGAGGATGAATATGGAAAATTAATTAAAGAAAAAATGGATTTTAAAAGAAAAGTCTTTAATGAAGAAGTAGCGTATATCATGTTAAAATTAATGCAAGGAGTAGTGCAATATGGAACCGCTAAAAGATTACATAAGTATAATTTTTTTGTAGAAAATATCGCAGGAAAAACAGGAACAACCAATGAAAATTCAGATGGGTGGTTTATAGGAATGATCCCTAATTTAACTACTGGAGTTTGGGTGGGTTGGGAAGATCGATTTTCTCATTTTGAAAATATTCAATTTGGACAAGGAGCAAACATGGCATTGCCAATATGGGCATATTATATGAAAAGCTTATATAAGGATCCAAATCTTATTTATCATGAAAAACTTATTTTTCATAAACCAGAAAATTACCAATATCATTGGGATCGTTGTGAAGAAAATAATAATGAGGAAGAAAAACAAAATTTCTTTTTCAAAGATATTATTGATTTTGATGGAAATTTCAATACTGAAAATGTAAATAAAAAATAGGACTAATCATGAAAATATTAATCTTAGATAAAAATCACCCTTTTATAATATATAAATTAAGAAAAGAAGGTTTCATTTGTGATGAAAATTACCATGATTCTATAG comes from Blattabacterium sp. (Mastotermes darwiniensis) str. MADAR and encodes:
- a CDS encoding transglycosylase domain-containing protein, which codes for MHNKERKKNGFYFRLLLFYFWFFFFIGICSVFFIFYAASKGYLGTLPSTKDIENPTMEVGSEVYDSNGILLGKFFSENRILITYNKLPKDLINALIAKEDIRFRYHSGIDVKSLLRAILSLGKRGGGSTISQQLAKLLFTGKSAKNKLQRMHQKLLEWVMAVELEKRYTKEEIITMYYNKFDFLYNAKGIETAARTYFNKTASKLNLGECAMLVGMLENPSLYNPKMYPNRAKKQRNLVLYKMKKYDLLNSHRYKKELEKPVKINFQIQRKDFELLTYYGEFLKKEIQEVLDDHEKETGKKLNLYSSGLKIYTSIDSKMQNYAERAVKKHLRQLQIAFNNTQRKNKNAPFLNIPPEKINRILISAMHRTKLYQSMKQKGMTEEDIVKEFKKPRPTKLFTWNGSKKVLMSPWDFIRYQKSIIQAGMISIEPYTGYVKSWVGGIDFNYFQYDHVAKTKRQVGSIFKPILYATAIKELHYNPCTKISNEKFHLGKWSPRNSNGKYGGVLTLKDGLALSVNTISARLIEKIKPAPVIDLAKKMGIESTIPEHPSIALGAADLTLYEMTGAFNTFTNYGIYVKPRILVKIEDEYGKLIKEKMDFKRKVFNEEVAYIMLKLMQGVVQYGTAKRLHKYNFFVENIAGKTGTTNENSDGWFIGMIPNLTTGVWVGWEDRFSHFENIQFGQGANMALPIWAYYMKSLYKDPNLIYHEKLIFHKPENYQYHWDRCEENNNEEEKQNFFFKDIIDFDGNFNTENVNKK